Below is a genomic region from Elstera cyanobacteriorum.
TGGGCAGTCGGAATTTAACGCGCATTTCAACCGGACGCGCCGCGACCCCGGTATCCGCGACCCCGACCTGACCGACGAAGGCCGCGCCCAGGCCCGGACCGCCGCCGACGTTATCCGCGCCCAAGACCGCGTTCGGGAAATCTGGTGCAGCCCCTACCGGCGGGCTATTCAAACGGCAGAGATTATCGCCGGGCATCTTGGCGCCACGATCCATACGGTGACGCCGCTGGTGGGCGAACGCGCCGCCTATTTTTGCGATTACGGCAGCCACCCCGATGTTCTGTCGGAAAGTTTCCCGCATCTCGATTTCGGCCATCTCGCCCCGCAATGGTGGCCGGATCACGAGGAGCCGATTGCCGCGCTACAGCGCCGGGCCGCGCGGTTTGTGACCGAAACCGCAACCCACGCCAATCGCGATGGCTTGTTGATCGTCAGCCATTGGGGCTTTATCCAAGCGGTGACGGGGCTTCCCGTCGGCAATTGTTCGGTCGTGCATGTTCCGCCCAAGGTGACCGCCGCCACGGTTGTACACGCAACCTGAGCCGTGCTAGGGGGGACGTGACGCCCGCGCGCTGCGGCGCGGTCCAATCAGGATATGAAAATGAGCGAAGAGAATTTCACGAATGGTCAGGGCGGCGAGCAGTCGGATGCCGCGCCGATCACCATCAATGTTCAATATGTGAAGGATCTCTCCTTCGAAAACCCGGGCGCCCCCGCCAGCTTGGTGCAGCAGAGCGCACCGGATGTGGAAC
It encodes:
- a CDS encoding histidine phosphatase family protein; the encoded protein is MLMVRHGQSEFNAHFNRTRRDPGIRDPDLTDEGRAQARTAADVIRAQDRVREIWCSPYRRAIQTAEIIAGHLGATIHTVTPLVGERAAYFCDYGSHPDVLSESFPHLDFGHLAPQWWPDHEEPIAALQRRAARFVTETATHANRDGLLIVSHWGFIQAVTGLPVGNCSVVHVPPKVTAATVVHAT